Proteins from a single region of Salvelinus fontinalis isolate EN_2023a chromosome 15, ASM2944872v1, whole genome shotgun sequence:
- the LOC129811506 gene encoding ADP-dependent glucokinase-like has protein sequence MERGSGFLFMKYGTAASLAMFLLAYWFRPPGESRLDDRLDTVLSSLLRAESKVGINNARPRVAIGLGGCVDILVDGVRLLNKIGLPPTDQPLHHDYIENADQLAESFAYFFVPGAAAERFVMNNTLFSQLVETSRELPGNRWSIGGNAPVMAGRMATEGCDVLLGGSFSPDFADVLSQHITVAGNVVEEPDIHLILEYPSGATWGQYTARRANRYIVHSDDHNPYLASLEDFEDKLQDFHPDLLVMGGLQMMDSFPFRQGERKHLLSRLGNLLSSSSPRTGVHFEMASFVDEGLMGDLLRLVLPNADSLGMNEQELPNLLSLLRGSNVTVLSDPNPRVATVLDQMRELYRLVNQHYRDANEDSGVDANAASAKGRPLSRLHVHTLAFQAMIVTRGSQWKNTMSAVAKASLTANRHVCGSPDIDPSKARLIMDESFSVSRQEGSQRIPLEETRPVSCWDEDDYEICVAPNLVCTDVYQTAGGGDNISAAGLVLQI, from the exons ATGGAGCGAGGAAGCGGGTTTTTATTCATGAAGTATGGGACGGCAGCGTCTCTTGCGATGTTTCTGCTGGCGTACTGGTTCCGACCTCCCGGGGAGTCAAGGCTGGATGACCGGCTGGACACGGTGCTGTCCTCCCTGCTGCGGGCTGAAAGCAAAGTGGGGATTAACAACGCCAGACCCAGGGTGGCGATAG gttTAGGGGGTTGTGTAGACATTCTCGTGGACGGGGTGAGGTTGCTGAATAAGATCGGCCTTCCACCCACAGACCAGCCTCTACATCATGACTACATAGAGAACGCTGATCAGCTGGCAGAGAGCTTCGCTTACTTCTTCGTCCCGGGAGCCGCTGCAGA GCGGTTTGTGATGAACAACACCCTGTTCAGTCAGCTGGTCGAGACATCTCGTGAGTTGCCCGGCAACCGCTGGTCCATAGGTGGCAACGCCCCAGTGATGGCTGGTCGAATGGCAACCGAGGGCTGCGACGTGTTGCTAGGGGGGAGCTTTAGCCCTGACTTCGCTGATGTACTGTCCCAGCAcatcacag TTGCAGGTAATGTGGTGGAGGAGCCTGATATCCATCTGATCCTGGAGTACCCATCTGGAGCCACCTGGGGCCAGTACACCGCCCGCAGGGCCAACAG gtacaTAGTCCACAGCGATGACCATAACCCATACCTAGCGTCACTGGAGGACTTTGAGGATAAGCTGCAGGACTTCCATCCTGACCTGCTGGTGATGGGCGGGCTCCAAATGATGGACAGCTTCCCCTTCCGACAGG GTGAGAGGAAACACCTGCTCTCTCGGCTGGgcaatctcctctcctcctcctcccctcggACGGGCGTCCATTTTGAGATGGCCAGCTTCGTGGATGAGGGTCTAATGGGGGACCTGCTGCGTCTGGTCCTGCCCAATGCCGACTCCCTGGGGATGAACGAGCAGGAGCTGCCCAACCTGCTCAGCCTGTTGAGGGGCTCTAACGTCACCGTactctctgaccctaacccccgcGTTGCTACTGTCCTCGACCAGATGAGGGAGCTCTACCGCCTGGTCAACCAGCACTACCGCGATGCTAATGAGGATAGCGGCGTGGACGCTAATGCAGCTAGCGCTAAAGGCCGGCCGCTGTCCAGGCTCCACGTGCACACGTTGGCGTTCCAGGCCATGATCGTGACGCGTGGCTCCCAGTGGAAGAACACCATGTCAGCCGTGGCCAAGGCCTCGCTTACCGCCAACCGCCACGTGTGCGGCTCGCCGGACATCGACCCCAGCAAAGCGCGGCTCATCATGGACGAGTCATTCTCTGTGAGCCGGCAGGAGGGCAGCCAGCGGATCCCTCTAGAGGAGACCAGGCCTGTCAGCTGCTGGGACGAGGATGACTATGAGATCTGTGTGGCCCCCAACCTGGTGTGCACAGATGTTTACCAGACTGCAGGGGGAGGGGACAACATCTCTGCCGCAGGACTGGTGCTGCAGATCTGA